DNA sequence from the Arthrobacter crystallopoietes genome:
TGGAGCGATCAGGTCCGCGTAACCGAGGTCCTTTGCGGCTTCCACCTCGAAGTGCGCCGGATGGGTTGCCTTAACAGCCCGCGCAAACTCCCGGATCTTCTCACGGCCTACGGTGTAGGCTTCCCCGGCCGGATAAACGCGGCCGGCCAGCTGCGGGTTGACCCCGATCTGTTCTGACATGGATCTCCTTCTCAAGGGCAGAAAGTCTCTTCAAAGCGTAGTGCAGGGGGTGTATCAATTCTTCTGCGGCCGGGCGGCTGCCCGGCGGGCCCTGGCGTCCCGCGCCCGCACCACCAGGCCGGCGAGATGCGTGAGCAGGCCGGTGATAATAATGGCCAGCGCCGCCCATACGAGGGGCTGCAGGCCGGCACTGGCAGCGATAATGGACAGCAGGATACCGGCACCGATTAGAACCATTGCTGAGATGACTAGTTTGCGGTAGAGCGGTGAGCCAATATCCCAGGGGTTCATACTTCAAGGTTAGCGGTTCAGAACAACGAAACCTGCACCGGGGGCAGCTGTGACTGATAGGGCCCCAACTCGATACGCCTGCCTTTGAGCCCGTTCAGGTCGGCCAGATAGGCCGGGCCGCCCTCCACGGTCCGGATCAGCGCAATACTGCCCAGAAGCGCCTCCAGCAGCAGTCCGTGAGTGCCGGCCGCCAGCTCCAGCGGATAAGCCGTGCGTGAATCCGATCCGATCACCCGCCTGCCGGGTCCCGGCAGTTCCCATGTTTGGTCGACGGCGGCAAAGCCTTCCAGCTCCACGCGTGCCAGCAGATTGCGGACAGTGCGCGCGTGGTCAGCGTTGATGTCGTCCAGCTCGGCCAGGCTCCGCGGAGCCTGCAAACCGGTCAGCTTCGCTGCGGAACGCACAGCCTGGGTCAATTCCGTTTGCTGGGAAACCATGTCCTCCAGCACGCGGACAATCCGGCCATCCTCGGCCCTGGCCACATAGCGGGCGGCTACGGCTCCTTGCTCGGCAAGGCGGAGCCGCTTGCGCAGGTCAGAGGCGGTGCCTACCTTGCTCGTGCCGGAGGCGAACGTAGCCACGTACAGCCAGTGCGGTTGGGCGAGGTAGGCGCGCAGTCCTTCCGGAGCGGCACCGCTGCGGTGCGCGTCATGAAGGAAGCGCAGATCATCGTTCAGAAAGCAGTTGATGCATTGGCCGCCCCGTTCGGCGGGGACTTGAAGGGGGCACGGCACGTGCTGCCTGGCCTGTGGCCCCTGAACCCGGTGGCTGCCCAAGCAGAACCTTCCCGCTTCTAAAATCCGGAAGCCGAGCAAAGTCCCTTCGCGTACATCCACAGCCGCAGGGATGCCGTCCGGGCTGGCCAACGCCAGCCGTGGCCCCGCCGCGTTCCACACTATGCCGTGGCACAGGAAAGTACCTCTCATGTAGCTACCCTAAGACGCGGGCTTGCCTGTCATGCACCCGGCATCACGACACGGCAACGTCCGACGACGGCGCACTCGTGAGGCGTCCGCCGTCGGGCGTTGAAAGTCCTTGGCCTTGAGGCATGAAACCCTACGCGGTCTGGCCCCGGTGCTTGCCTTCGGCTATTTCTTCAACCAGTTTGGCGTTGAAGGCGGGCAGATCGCCAGGATTCCGGCTGGTCACCAGCCCTTGGTCCACCACTACTTCCTCGTCCACCCACTTGGCTCCGGCATTCTTCAGGTCGGTGGCCAGGGTGTGATAGGAAGTCAGTTTGCGGCCATCGGTCACCCCTGCCTCGATGAGAATCCAGGGACCATGGCAAATCACGGCCACGGGCTTCTGGTTATCGAAGAAGGAACGGGTGAAGTCCACTGCCGCCTTTTCCGCGCGCAGATGGTCCGCATTCACGACACCGCCGGGGATTACCAGCGCGTCGTAATCGTCGGCCCGGGCCTGGTCGGCGGTCACGTCCACCGGGAAGGTGTCAGCCTTATCCGTGCCTTTGAACCCTTGCAAGGTCCCGGATTTGGGCGCGACGAGGACGGGCTCTCCGCCGGCGTCCTTGACCGCCTGCCAGGGGCTGGTGAGTTCGACTTGTTCCACGCCGTCCGTGAGCAGGAAGGCTACTTTCTTACCGGAAATATTCTGTTCAGACATCATTCCTCCACTTCCCAGGGGCCGAATCGGCGCCAGCCCCATACCCTCCACGCTAGCCACAGATGGATTCGGTAAGCAAGCTGATCATTGCGCCGGGCAAAGCTTCGACACCGACGGCTGGATTGCCCCCTGGGGACTCCACCCGGTGAATAGTTGAATCTTCTCAACATGTAGCCTTTTGAGAAACCCCAGCAAGGGAGACCATGAAAAAAGGCTTTGCCGTAGTAGCCGGTTTGATACTGGTCGCGGGATGTTCGGCACCGGCCGAAGAGGCGCCTGCGCCAGCGGCTGCAGGAACGTCCCATCACGCGGAACCGAAACAGGAGCCGGCTGAGCCGGAACCTTCGGCCGGGCCGACGCCAGGACCCAACGTTCTCGATGCCCCTAACGGGCGGGGAATTGAACCGGGCGACTATGATGTGTTCCTCGCCGAGTACAAAACCACTCTGGAATCGGGCCTGGAGAAGCGTGTAGAGCAACAGCGCACCGATCAGGAGGCTATGGACCTCGCGGCCGATATCTGCCGACTATTCACCGGCGGCGAGGACCCTGCACGGCTCAGGCTCGTCTACTCCATGGGCGCCGTTGACCCGGAACCAACAGAAGACATGGTCCGAGACTATTCTGCGATTCTATTGGCGGCAGAGGAAACACTGTGCGGCCACGAGGACGAATTCTAGCGCTGGCCTCACATCCGGATCACAGCGCCCGTCTACGGCGGGCGGCCTAGCCGGGCCGCAACCGTTCCCCATGGCGCCGCATCGGGCTACGCTCTGGTTATGGCAGGACGTGCGCTGGCGCGCTTCCCCACGTGGATGTTCTCGGTGCTCATCGTGGCGTCCGGGCTCGCAGGTTGGTACCTGCTGTCCGGCGTACTGCATGCCGAGTTGCCAGTCATCCTCTGGCTCTACTGGCTGAGGCTGGTCCTCGGGCTGCTGGCCTACGGTCTCTGCGCGTCATCGGCGTGGCTGTGGCTCAGGCGAGGCATCGATAAGGCATACCGACAGGAATAAGAGGCCATGCCTGGGCATGCGGCTTTCCCGCCCCAGTCCCGCACGCCAAAAAACAAAGCGCAGGCCCGAAGTAGAAGCTACTTCGGGCCTGCGCTTTCTTGGTAGCGGTGCCCGGACTCGATCCGGGGACCTCACGATTATGAGTCGTGCGCTCTAACCAGCTGAGCTACACCGCCACGAATAGGAACGCCCGCGCTGCGTCTTTGCGACACAGACGCGGGCTTCGCTATTCAGAGCCCCCCACCGGAATCGATCCGGTGACCTCGTTCTTACCAAGAACGCGCTCTACCACTGAGCTAGGGGGGCAACGGAGAAAAACTTTACCAGCAGTTTAGCTCCATGTGAAATCGGAACCGGCAGTTGTGGCCAGCCCCACATTCGGGGCCCTAACACCGCCGCTGTTTCGCCTGTTGAAAGGCGCCAACAGCGGCGGCTAGTCGTCTCCGCCGTCGTCGTCCCAGTCATCGTCGGCACCGTCATCCCAATCGTCGTCGTCAACAACAACCGGCGGCGCAGGCGCGACCTGTTCCGGCACCGGGGCCGGAACCGGCTGTTGCTTCGGGGCAGAGTCCTGCGCCGGCTTGGCCGGCTCATCCTTGCCCTTGGGCTCCTGCGGTTCATTGTCGGGCGAAGGTTTCAGCGGCGCTTCGGGGGCGGGATCTGCGCTGGCTTCGGGATCGGCAGCAGGGGTCGGTTCCGGCGGCGACGAGGCCTGCTGCAGGTGCGAGACGTCGATGGTGGAATCCTCCGGCTGGGCCACGGCGACGTTCCACAAAATCACGCTCGCTGCGCCGACCAGCAGCAAGGCCAGTATGGACGAAAAGATTTTCACGAGAGTCCCTTTCTTGTCTGCGGCGCCAGCAAGCTGTCCAGCCACGACTGGGCAAGTTGCTGCCATTGCGGACGGAAGGCGTAGACGCAGACCAACCGCAGCTCGGTGGCCACGGCGTAGAGATGCAGCCGGCCGGCCGGCACCGACAGGTCTGCCGCCGCCGTATCCACCGCCGTTTCGGCCGTCTTACGGGCCTCCGCGGTGACGGTGCCCTGGTCCGCCCGCAACCGCAGGTGGACGGCCAGGTTTGCCAGATCCAGCGCAGGCTCGGCCAGCGCAGCGGTGTCGAAATCCAGCAGTCCAAGCGAAGCCGTATCGGCACAATAGAGCAGCTGTTTGTCGTGCAGGTCCCGGTGTGCAAGGCCTGCTTCCCCGCGGCCGCACCCCTTCGACAGTGCCCCACACACCTCATCAGCGAGGCTCCGGACGGCAGCCGGATCGGCATCCAGCGCGCCGAAGTCCAGCAGCTGAGCCACCCACTTGCGTACCGTAGCCGCTTCTGCCGCGCCGTCATGCAGGGGTATCTCCTGCACTCCGGCGGCGTCCCGGACCAACGACGGCCACCGCTCCGCCCAGAGCTGCCAGGCGTGGTCCCACGCGCCCGCGGTATCCGGGGCCCCGAGTTCATGGAGACTGCTGCCGGCCAGCGCTGCGGAAACCACGCGGTCCGGCCCGCTCCCCAGCACCTCGGGCACCGCGAAGCCTGCGCGGGTTCCTGCTTCATGCATCAGCGCCGACTGCCCGGCAACCATGGCAGCCTTACCCGGGGCCAGCAGCTTGGTGTAGTGGGCTCCGTCCTCGGACCGCAGCACAGCGCGGCGTTTATAGCGGTGGACCAGGAGCTTCCCGCCGGCCTCCCCCAGCCCTGGCAGCGCAGGGTCCGTTCTGAAGCCGGCAACCGTGGCTTTTCCGCCGTCGTCAATCATGCCCGCCCGCAGGCGGCCGTATTGATCCATAGCTTCGAAGGTGAGCCGGCGTCCGCTCTTGGGCCACGCGCGGTGGACCGACAGGGGTGCGCCGGCCTGATCGTAGACTGTTGAAGGAACGACGGCGGTCATGCCAGCATCCCTTCAATCCGCGCCAGCCGGTCGAGGATGTGCTGCCGCCAGTCCGGCTCGCACGCACGGAACGGCTCCAGAATCCTCGAGAACAGGTGGCAGGCCGTCCAGACGTTCAGCTCGTCGGCATCCAGCCCGGCGCCGGACCTTCCGCGCTGGCCTTCCTGGTATCCCTCGAGCAGGGCGGCAGTCAGGGTTCCCGTGCCGGTGTCCAGCAGCTCGACCGCTGCGAAGCAGCCCAAATCCGAGACCACCGCACCGTAACCGAACCGGTCCAGATCGATGATGCGCAGGCCTTCGTTCCCGACCAGGATCTGGTCGGCGGAGAAATCTCCGTGCACAAAGCCGGCCCGACCCGGCCGGCGCAGCCGAATGGTCAGCAGGTCGGCGGCATGATCCAGGCGTTCAACAGCTGCGGGCACCAGCTGGCCGGTGTTGGCTGCCAGTTTCTGTAGTCCCGGCATGGCAATGTGGCCGGGCGCGGGAACCTTGGCATCTGCACCGGTATCGCCCTCGCCGGCCCTCGGCAGCTGGAGAAGGTCCGGGCCCGCCCACGGTGGCTGGGTGTGGAGCAGCGCCAGGAACCGCCCCGCTTCGGCCGCGAGCGCCAGCGAATCGGGCTGGCCCTTCTCCGCTGCACCCTGATCCTGCTGGTGCAGGCGCTGCAGG
Encoded proteins:
- a CDS encoding type 1 glutamine amidotransferase domain-containing protein — protein: MSEQNISGKKVAFLLTDGVEQVELTSPWQAVKDAGGEPVLVAPKSGTLQGFKGTDKADTFPVDVTADQARADDYDALVIPGGVVNADHLRAEKAAVDFTRSFFDNQKPVAVICHGPWILIEAGVTDGRKLTSYHTLATDLKNAGAKWVDEEVVVDQGLVTSRNPGDLPAFNAKLVEEIAEGKHRGQTA
- a CDS encoding DUF2797 domain-containing protein; translation: MPCPLQVPAERGGQCINCFLNDDLRFLHDAHRSGAAPEGLRAYLAQPHWLYVATFASGTSKVGTASDLRKRLRLAEQGAVAARYVARAEDGRIVRVLEDMVSQQTELTQAVRSAAKLTGLQAPRSLAELDDINADHARTVRNLLARVELEGFAAVDQTWELPGPGRRVIGSDSRTAYPLELAAGTHGLLLEALLGSIALIRTVEGGPAYLADLNGLKGRRIELGPYQSQLPPVQVSLF
- a CDS encoding phosphotransferase, coding for MAGSVVDPALPALDAVMDPERLSSLFGRPVAAAHVRYKPGVSVVARLSGSDGPAWIAGYSRSQDSKLAKTFKRAEQQGVQLESAELPEAPGHLLVSGPLALDGKLHRALAGTGLLSGRAGEIDVLNYNPHRRLVAAFGQRAQRRVAKVTAGPARVHADMLRRLQGAGIPVLEQQSSGDGADAGPEGAEARHAVYYPWFGDTDLQRLHQQDQGAAEKGQPDSLALAAEAGRFLALLHTQPPWAGPDLLQLPRAGEGDTGADAKVPAPGHIAMPGLQKLAANTGQLVPAAVERLDHAADLLTIRLRRPGRAGFVHGDFSADQILVGNEGLRIIDLDRFGYGAVVSDLGCFAAVELLDTGTGTLTAALLEGYQEGQRGRSGAGLDADELNVWTACHLFSRILEPFRACEPDWRQHILDRLARIEGMLA
- a CDS encoding phosphotransferase — its product is MTAVVPSTVYDQAGAPLSVHRAWPKSGRRLTFEAMDQYGRLRAGMIDDGGKATVAGFRTDPALPGLGEAGGKLLVHRYKRRAVLRSEDGAHYTKLLAPGKAAMVAGQSALMHEAGTRAGFAVPEVLGSGPDRVVSAALAGSSLHELGAPDTAGAWDHAWQLWAERWPSLVRDAAGVQEIPLHDGAAEAATVRKWVAQLLDFGALDADPAAVRSLADEVCGALSKGCGRGEAGLAHRDLHDKQLLYCADTASLGLLDFDTAALAEPALDLANLAVHLRLRADQGTVTAEARKTAETAVDTAAADLSVPAGRLHLYAVATELRLVCVYAFRPQWQQLAQSWLDSLLAPQTRKGLS